Below is a genomic region from Nitrosopumilus sp. b3.
ATTACAGATACTGAACCTTCAGTGTAATGAATTAGTATTGGAATTGTATAACGAGTGCCATCATGGTGAATAATTATTCTTCCCTCATGGTCACCAAAGTTATCTCCGGTCATACTAAGTTTGAATCTCAAATTATCTTTTTCAAGATTATATCCAAACTGAATAAATTCTGGCCCTTCAAACTTTACATCCAAATCTTCTAGGGTTCCCTCGATGAGTTTTAGTTGCAATTGTCTTTCTGCAACGGTACTATCTGATGAGATGCCAATTACAAAATTTGGTGGCATGATTATTAGGTTGGCCTCAAATGCCTTTTCGATATCAAGTCTTCCAGCACCTGAGTCATTTAGAGCAAATTGCTGCCCGTAGGCATCAGATACAGGCTCAACTGTAGTAAGTAATAGTGATTTTATCTCGTGGTGGTGCAGTGTTGGGTTTTTCTGGAGTAATAGCGCTGCTGCCCCACTAACATGTGGTGCCGCATAACTTGTTCCGCTGGTGAAATTGTACCCTGCATTGTTTTGAGTGGTATTGATGTATGCACCAGGTGCAACCAGTTCGGGCTTTATGTAAAATGGTGAGACAGGACCGCGGGAACTAAAATGCGCCACAAAGTCTGGATTGTAAAACAGATGCATTGATGCATGATTTTTGTCTTTGATTGATTCAATTATTTGCAGACCTTCCTCTCTGTCAATTGATACAACTGGAATTCGTGGATAGTAGTCTGAATCCATAAACTCATGAATCAACTCCCCAAGAAAAATTCCTCCAACATTATTGTAAACTATCAGTGCCTTTGCCCCTGCATTTGCAGCATTGTTTTCTTTGATTGAAAAATATAGCATCTCTCCTTCCACATCACTTCCTCTCTCGACAATTACAATTGAATCTTTGACATCAACTCCCTCAAAGTCCTTTAGTTTCCCATACCCTGCAAAAATTATTTTTCCAGTAATTGGTTCTTCTAATTTTGTAGAGCCGACCATCGGAATTACAGTAAATGGTTTTTCATTTACTTCCAGTGTTGCAACAAGACTTGATGTGAGATTGTTGTATGTTGCACCAACTGTAACTGAACCGTAATTTCTTCCAGGACTTCCAATGGTTTTCAACCCTGGACCGTCATTTCCAGCTGCAGTTACAACAAAAATCTCTTTTTCTAATGCAAGATTAACTGCACGGTCAATCTTTGTGTTTGTTTTGTTGACTCCCAAACTAATGTTGATAATGTCTGCATCGTCTTCAACTGCTTTTTCAATTGCTCGAATTATTAGATCAGATGACACACCTTCACCGTTTTCTGAAACTTTGTATGCAAGAATTTTGGCCTTTGGCGCAACACCTTTTACTTGCCCATCAGCTGCAATTACCCCTGCAACTTGAGTGCCATGTCCGTTGGTATCCAGTGGTGGCTTGCTTTCGTTGATGAAATTGTACCCTCCTATGACTTTGCCCTCAGGTCCCCAACCAAGCAAGTCTGGATGGTTAAAATCAACTCCGGTATCTATTACTGCAATTTTAATTCCTGTCCCGTCTATCCCATCCATTCTGGGAACATCAGTTCCAATGTATGGAACGCTTTTGTCAAGGTAAACTTGGATTTCATCTTCAGCAAAAAAGAACTCAGAGAAAACAAATCCTGTACCAAAAACAAATATTAATGAAAATATTAGAAATTTCACAAATTTTTTAAGCATTTTTACAAGTAAAAATGAATTGCTTCATAAACCAATAAATTGAATTAGGATCTCTTTGATTCTATGGGAAAATACACTCTTCCTGAAATGCCATATGCATATGATGCACTTGAACCTCACATTGACGCAAGAACAATGGAGATTCATCATACAAAACATCATCAAGCATACACTGACAAACTAAATGCAGCTCTTGAAGCATGTCCTGCTGATATTCAATCAAAAGACATACTTGAGATTCTAGCTGATATCAATTCAGTACCAGAAGCTCAAAGAGGTGCAGTTAATTTCAATGGTGGTGGCTTTGATAACCACAGGCTATTTTGGAACAACATGAAAGCAAACGGAGGCGGTGAACCAGGAGGATCAATTGCTGATGCAATTAACAGTTCTTTTGGAAGCTTCGCTGAGTTTAAAGAGAAATTTTCATCCACCACAGCAGTAATTCAAGGTAGTGGTTGGGGATGGTTAGTTTACAATCCTACATCAAGTAAGGTTGAATACAAATCAATGCCAAACCAAACCAGTCCAAGAACTGAAGGACTAGTACCATTGTTGGGCTGTGATGTTTGGGAACATGCATACTATCTAAACTACCAAAACAAAAGACCAGACTATATCGCTGCATGGTGGAATGTAGTAAACTGGGATGAGGTAGAATCTAGATTCTCTAAAGCAAAATAAAGTTCAATCTTTATTTTTTTCTTCATTTTCTATTTTTAATTTCATTTTACCTATGAATGAATTTATAACCTTCTGAGGGAGGTTGGTTGTAAATGAGTGAAGAACAGGCAGAGCAATTAATGCAGCAGATGCAAATGCTAGAGACATATTTTTCTGATTTATCTCAAAGAGAAGGAACTTTCTACAGTATTTTGAGGGAAGCTACTGCAGCAATTGAATCAATCCAGTCACTTGGTAAAATCCCTGAATCAGAAACTCTAGTTCCAATTGGAATGGGTACCTTTATCCCAACAAAGATTTCATCAAATAGCAAAATTATTTTGAATATTGGAGCAGGAGTTGCAGTTGAAAAAGATTTCCCTTCTGCAATTAATTATCTTGAAGCAAGAATTAAAGAAATCGAAGTTGCTTTGCAAGATACCGCTGCAAAGAAACAAGATGCAGCAAGTAGATTAGAGCAAGGAAAAGCACAAATGAATCAAATGATGCAGGCAATGCAACAACCAAAATCGGGATAAGCCATGTTTGATAAACTTCGTAGTGCATTCTCAAATGCAGCGAAAAGTCTTGGTGAGAAGGAACTTAATGATAAAGACATTGAAGATATTTTATTTGAATTAGAAATTTCTCTTATGGAGTCAGACGTTGCAACTGAAGTAATTGAATCAATCAAAGATGATCTCAAAACAAAACTGATTGGCTCTAAAGTTGATAAAAAAGAAATTGAAAAATTTGTAAAAGACAGTCTGATTTCCAGCATCTCTTCACTGTTTGATATCGCAGGAAGCTATGATCTATTTGCAAAAATTGATGAAAAAAAGAAACAAGGAAAACCCTTTTTGATTTTATTTGTTGGAATTAATGGAACTGGGAAAACTACGTCATTGGCAAAAATTGCACATCTGTTGCAACAAGCAAAATATTCTGTAGTTATAGCAGCAGCTGATACATTTAGAGCCGGAGCAATTGAGCAATTACGAGAACACACCAATCGACTTAATCTAAAACTTGTTGCCCAGAACTATGAGTCAGATCCTGCTGCTGTTGCACGAGATGCAGTTCTTTATGCAAATTCACACAGAACAGATTGCGTACTAATTGATACTGCAGGAAGAATGCAAACAAGCAAAAACTTGATGGAGCAAATTGCAAAAATCACCAAAGTTGTAAACCCTGACATGAAAATTTTTGTCGGTGACTCTTTGGCAGGAAATGATACAGTAAATCAAGCACGAGAGTTTTATGAACATGTAAAATTTGATGCGTCAATTTTGACCAAGAGTGATGCAGATGCCAAAGGCGGAGCTGCACTATCTATTGTCAAAATAACTTCAACTCCAGTAATTTACGTTGGAACTGGACAGGAATACTCTGATCTCAAGGAATTTGACAAGAAAACTTTTCTTGAAACTGTCTTTGGCTCTTTAGATAATGTTGAGATAAAAAAAGACCAAGAACCTGAACCAACACCAGAACCTGAACCAACACCAGAACCTGAACCAACACCAGAACCTGANNNNNNNNNNNNNNNNNNGAACCTGAACCAACACCAGAACCTGAACCAACACCAGAACCTGAACCAACACCAGAACCTGAACCAACACCAGAACCTGAACCAACACCAGAACCTGAACCAACACCAGAACCTGAACCAACACCAACTTCAGATGATCCATTTGATGGAATCAAAGATGATGATATTGCAACTTATTCGGACTTGTTTGATGTACCGCCACCTGAAAGAGACAGCGAAGCATTAAAGCTAGGAAACAAAATTCGTCAATGGATTAAAGACGGCAGGCCAAAACCAGATGAATCAAAAGATGACAAAGATAACCAAGATGACACCAAAGATAAACAAGACGATACTGACGATGATATGCAAAAACATGATAAAGAAGAAAAACCTAAAAAGAAACGAGGTATGTTTGGATTCTTTAAGAAATGAAAATCAAAACAAAAAATTTACTCACTTTAGCGGAACTATCCCCAAAGGAATTTTCATCACTAATTGATGAATCAATCAAACTAAAAAAACAACTCAAAAAAGGAATGTCCAAACCTGTTTTGAAAAATAAAACCCTGACAATGATATTCCAAAAGCCCTCTACTAGAACTCGTGTAAGTTTTGAAACAGGAATGTTTCAGCTAGGTGGACATGCAATTAATTTATCTGCAAATGACATGCAGCTCTCAC
It encodes:
- a CDS encoding S8 family serine peptidase; translation: MLKKFVKFLIFSLIFVFGTGFVFSEFFFAEDEIQVYLDKSVPYIGTDVPRMDGIDGTGIKIAVIDTGVDFNHPDLLGWGPEGKVIGGYNFINESKPPLDTNGHGTQVAGVIAADGQVKGVAPKAKILAYKVSENGEGVSSDLIIRAIEKAVEDDADIINISLGVNKTNTKIDRAVNLALEKEIFVVTAAGNDGPGLKTIGSPGRNYGSVTVGATYNNLTSSLVATLEVNEKPFTVIPMVGSTKLEEPITGKIIFAGYGKLKDFEGVDVKDSIVIVERGSDVEGEMLYFSIKENNAANAGAKALIVYNNVGGIFLGELIHEFMDSDYYPRIPVVSIDREEGLQIIESIKDKNHASMHLFYNPDFVAHFSSRGPVSPFYIKPELVAPGAYINTTQNNAGYNFTSGTSYAAPHVSGAAALLLQKNPTLHHHEIKSLLLTTVEPVSDAYGQQFALNDSGAGRLDIEKAFEANLIIMPPNFVIGISSDSTVAERQLQLKLIEGTLEDLDVKFEGPEFIQFGYNLEKDNLRFKLSMTGDNFGDHEGRIIIHHDGTRYTIPILIHYTEGSVSVIQQNQKLIFDIYHPEKWNFAKISITNSKDGKVDTTTMLPNKKASIDVFENAEYWIEAKIRTDQNSTSAYNTIRISTIPDDIQRFDIDIPGKQIGIIAIVVAAIGIFGLIKKRYSKVELLDLPQ
- a CDS encoding superoxide dismutase; protein product: MGKYTLPEMPYAYDALEPHIDARTMEIHHTKHHQAYTDKLNAALEACPADIQSKDILEILADINSVPEAQRGAVNFNGGGFDNHRLFWNNMKANGGGEPGGSIADAINSSFGSFAEFKEKFSSTTAVIQGSGWGWLVYNPTSSKVEYKSMPNQTSPRTEGLVPLLGCDVWEHAYYLNYQNKRPDYIAAWWNVVNWDEVESRFSKAK
- the pfdA gene encoding prefoldin subunit alpha, with protein sequence MSEEQAEQLMQQMQMLETYFSDLSQREGTFYSILREATAAIESIQSLGKIPESETLVPIGMGTFIPTKISSNSKIILNIGAGVAVEKDFPSAINYLEARIKEIEVALQDTAAKKQDAASRLEQGKAQMNQMMQAMQQPKSG
- the ftsY gene encoding signal recognition particle-docking protein FtsY, giving the protein MFDKLRSAFSNAAKSLGEKELNDKDIEDILFELEISLMESDVATEVIESIKDDLKTKLIGSKVDKKEIEKFVKDSLISSISSLFDIAGSYDLFAKIDEKKKQGKPFLILFVGINGTGKTTSLAKIAHLLQQAKYSVVIAAADTFRAGAIEQLREHTNRLNLKLVAQNYESDPAAVARDAVLYANSHRTDCVLIDTAGRMQTSKNLMEQIAKITKVVNPDMKIFVGDSLAGNDTVNQAREFYEHVKFDASILTKSDADAKGGAALSIVKITSTPVIYVGTGQEYSDLKEFDKKTFLETVFGSLDNVEIKKDQEPEPTPEPEPTPEPEPTPEP